A stretch of the Candidatus Jettenia sp. AMX2 genome encodes the following:
- the msrA gene encoding peptide-methionine (S)-S-oxide reductase MsrA, which produces MKNKKYKFLYLTLISCLIALGSFSYLYGDAGKGNSSQLATATFAGGCFWCMEPPFDELNGVLSTTSGYTGGNKENPTYEEVSAGNTGHAEAVQVVYDPNKISYAELLDAFWHNIDPTVKDRQFCDKGNQYRTGIFYHNEEQKKLAERSKQALIDSGKFDTIYTEITPAATFYAAEEYHQDFYKKNPYRYRLYRYACGRDKRLQELWGDSK; this is translated from the coding sequence ATGAAAAATAAAAAATATAAGTTCCTGTACTTAACGCTCATAAGTTGTCTTATTGCCTTAGGGTCATTCAGTTATCTCTATGGGGATGCAGGCAAAGGAAACAGTTCACAGCTTGCCACGGCAACATTTGCAGGCGGCTGTTTTTGGTGCATGGAGCCTCCCTTTGATGAACTGAACGGAGTTCTATCAACCACCTCAGGTTATACCGGCGGCAATAAAGAAAATCCAACGTACGAAGAGGTTTCAGCAGGTAACACCGGACACGCCGAGGCGGTTCAGGTTGTTTATGATCCCAATAAAATCAGTTATGCTGAATTGCTCGATGCCTTCTGGCATAACATCGATCCAACAGTTAAGGACAGGCAGTTTTGCGATAAAGGCAATCAGTATCGCACGGGGATTTTCTACCACAACGAAGAGCAAAAAAAGCTGGCCGAACGCTCAAAGCAGGCACTGATCGATTCAGGAAAATTCGATACAATCTATACGGAAATTACCCCTGCAGCGACATTCTATGCCGCAGAAGAATATCACCAGGACTTTTATAAAAAAAATCCTTACCGGTATAGATTATATC
- a CDS encoding formate/nitrite transporter family protein, with the protein MKEDDVQYPVRLIRIDTYEPYKIASAISNITIQKVGLNPLRTFLLGVLAGIFLGLGAQFSTLVISDSSLHDGLTSLIEGTVYTLGFILVVIGGAEVFTGNCIGIIGFADKKVTLYELLANWLFIYLGNLLGSLFIVCLMYATHQWEFFNNMVGAQALLIAHRKVNLSFVEAFVRGVLCNALICLAVWLSFSGRSTADKILSIVFPIGGFVASGFEQCVSNMYYIPMGIALRENQGVIDTAGKMAGNALDISNITWKGFFIYNLLPVTLGNIVGGTILIAAVFWFIYFRLHTEKA; encoded by the coding sequence GTGAAAGAAGATGATGTTCAATACCCTGTCCGGCTAATCAGGATAGATACTTATGAGCCATATAAAATTGCATCAGCAATTAGCAACATAACGATCCAGAAGGTAGGCTTAAACCCTTTAAGAACATTTTTGCTGGGCGTTTTAGCCGGGATTTTTTTGGGTCTTGGGGCACAATTTTCCACATTAGTAATAAGTGACTCAAGCCTGCACGATGGGCTTACCTCTCTTATTGAAGGAACGGTATATACTCTCGGGTTCATATTGGTAGTTATTGGAGGTGCGGAAGTCTTTACCGGCAACTGTATCGGTATTATCGGTTTTGCTGACAAAAAAGTCACTCTCTATGAGCTTCTTGCAAACTGGCTTTTCATATACCTTGGAAATTTATTAGGGAGTCTTTTTATTGTGTGCCTGATGTATGCAACGCATCAGTGGGAATTTTTCAATAATATGGTCGGTGCACAAGCGCTGCTTATCGCTCACAGGAAGGTGAATCTGTCTTTTGTTGAGGCGTTTGTTCGTGGAGTCCTTTGCAATGCGTTGATATGCCTTGCTGTTTGGTTATCCTTTAGCGGAAGGAGTACAGCGGACAAAATTCTTTCAATTGTGTTCCCTATCGGTGGGTTTGTTGCCAGTGGTTTTGAACAATGTGTCTCAAATATGTATTATATCCCGATGGGGATAGCGTTACGGGAAAATCAGGGTGTTATTGATACAGCCGGAAAAATGGCAGGCAACGCACTGGATATATCCAATATTACCTGGAAAGGCTTTTTTATATATAACCTCTTGCCGGTTACCTTGGGAAATATTGTAGGTGGGACGATATTAATAGCTGCCGTATTCTGGTTTATTTATTTTCGATTGCATACGGAAAAAGCATAA